In Zingiber officinale cultivar Zhangliang chromosome 1A, Zo_v1.1, whole genome shotgun sequence, the DNA window atctccttgggctccacatctgattggtccttcttctcctcttggaccactccatcactttcttcggatttttcttcttcttcttgtgtaggcaaaaattcctcccatggaaatttcttcactttgctccacaattcatggccgttctcatatttacctacaccacttatcacattaggaggcaataaatcaattaaaattgctattacctttgagtttgcctccgatcgtgaggtttgctcctccgtccaatgtcgtgttcggagcttctttcctttcttgtcctttgggactttgaacggttcatttaccaccatcatggtgtcccaatccgtgttgaagaagatctccatcttcttcatccaataggtgatgtccccaaggcttcctccttcaaattttggagggacaatcaacccggccatcttatgcttccttggcggttagtccaacggagagcgtcctcgctctgataccaattgttgggggatcggtggccggctagaaggggggttgaatggacggcgcccccaataactcgcttcctacgtattcgttagtgcgcaagcggaaatacaaatactaattacgaatacgaaagctaaagacaaataaaagaacaagcaaaccaatacacgtcgatgtaacgtggttcggagatgatgctcctactccacggctgtccgtaaggtggacgatccctatccgtcggtggattagcccccggcaacctccggctatctcaagtcgctccttgtgggtggagaaacctcaccacaaacacaccaagacctcttggattacacaagcacttgagaactcttgtgactactaattaggctttaaccaagtctaatttcgtcaagttggccggccatcccaagctccttcttatagagcttggggaaatcagccttgctgatttgcccgttaccagtcgactggtccatgcaccagtcgactggtgccagcccaacggctatctatcagtcgactggtaccatgaccagtcgactgatcccagccatttcgggcacagaatgcttctgtgctcaccaccagtcgactggtcccagtaccagtcgactggtacaaccctaaacttagggtttcccatcccgagtacatttcactcgcactcggaccctcacgactcacttgactcttctttgcagccttgacctcttgccttcaggcctacttcctttggctctcgtccctcggatgcatccaagcccgcggcttgtctccaatgccatccttcgcgtatgcctcgaagtcgcttccctcggcccttgtccttgctgtcttgtccacgatccctcagatgcattcaagcccgcggcttgtcctcaatgtcatccttcatcggactcgaagccgtcaacctgagtcacatgtgtcacctacagtcctgcacaactcaagtacacatatcaaataacgagggtaaacctaacttaaaccctttgcccaaacaccaaaacacatggtcccgcggaccattgggattactccaacaattggggccttaaatggaccaaaacgattttgaggaaggaagccatcaattgttgaaagtcgtaattgacttcaaaattgaaatctacgattcgcgtagatagatttagactattaatttgctcaaaaccgattaagggtgaatgagaaattaatgtttaaaatcgacccaaaataacatttattattcattaataaagtgcatgagagaatagtcccacatcggaaattctcgatatgtgttctctacttattaatgaagatgtgttaatggagttaacacaaaaataaaaggacaggtgctcccttagcccagggcgagtaGGTGCTcacacctgtgagcccgccacccgccacgtgcgcacgtgcgcaatgggcgctttgtaggcgcactttgcacttcgtaCGCATTGTcgcgaggagcttaaatttatgctccaggtgacattgcagtgcctacgtggcactcgggtgacatgtcaggctcgtacctgatgtggcagtacctatgcggcatcctcgtgggcaaagggagatgactggacagttgacttagggaatggatggctaccgttgatcaacgttgatcaaatagatatgatggatcgcttatgatgcgatctagagcgttggatcgcaaagagtaacgatctcggaagtcggagtgctacgattccgagacgttcgtcgtcgttgtatcttgggaacgaattgcaacaatccgagatagtgtcgaacactagcctcgacgatcagtttacatactccagaagctacccgggaatAACATTGACCACACTTGAGCATGAAATTTTGTCAAAGCTGATACAATgccaaaataaaatagaataaaagAAATTCAATTTATTATTAACCAGTATATAAATATACAGGAGCCTAACATCATACAACGGGATGACTTTGAAGGTGGCTGGAGTTTGCTAATATTCACTAACCAATAATTAGATCGATCAAGCCAGGTATCTGTACAGATTCAGATTCTCCGAGTCTCTCTCTAGATATTCTCTATTTATCAAATCTTCAATACGCTTCTTAATTAGTTTCAAGTCAGGCTGCAAAAATATGAAATGATGAACAAATTAAAATAACCAAAATTGTCAAAAACTATAATTTTTGTTAGGTGTATGTTCTTTACCTTGAACACTTTAAGTTGTTCGACACATTCTGTAATCAACTGTTGATGATTCAATACTTTGCGGCTTTTCATAATGCGAATCAGGCAAGCATCAACAACATATTTTCTATCCTTGTCCACCACTTCCAGTATTTTCTTTTTTTCATCCACAATTGGAAGGGGTATCTGAGAAGTCAAATAAAAATGAATAATGAAAAAAGTTAAAAACAATAGCCTAACTTCTTTGTTGTAAAAAGCATATACCCTGATCCTTCTCATTTTGTTGGTGAATTTTGAATTGAACGCAAAGACGTCATCTGAAGAAATAGAATTTGTATTTGGTTCTTTATTCAGAATTTTATACTTAAAGCAACAAAGGGATTGAAGCAATCTGACTACATCGTCATCGGCTAAATTAAGCTGAGACATGATCTCCGAGTAGCTTAATCGATATGAGTCATTAAAGAGCAGAAGAATTGCAGCCTATAAACAACTTAATGTTTTCGGTTAGCATACATTTTTATTTTGCATAGATGAAAAGGGATTCAATAAATACCTGATATGTTGTCACAATAAGCTCTATGGTTTGCAATTCGAACTTGGCTGTAATATTGCATGTCCCCAAAGAATATATCCATGTGAGCTTTCTGCTGTTTGTTTTTGTTGGATAGAACTCCGTGAAAGCTTGTATACATTTAGTCTGAAAGCAAAAattctttagaaatctaaaaaatACAGAGCATGACCCTTTTGACATATCAAGTTCTTAATTTTTGTAGTAATGCACAAATCATGAATCTAAGAGATTCAACTTTGTTGATTAGAGAAATTTTCAGTTCAACTAAATCTGTACCCTTTCTGGATACTTTTCTGCGACCACGTAAAATAACTAAATAATTGAAGTTTTATCATCATCAAGTGTGTAGGCCAATCATTAtgttaccataaattctaataaaatttaaacaaaggtaaaagtagaaaatgaatttGCTAACCATTTCAAAAGGAAGGTGGAAATCAGATGATCTATAAGATGGCCAGAATCCAGTTGTCAAAACAGTAACTGATAAATCTATCCCTGGATTTGTACGTGGATTACATTGAAGATATTCCTTAAAATCAGCCTGTGTTTCTCTAGCGAGGGTCATATCAGTTACctgaaaaataaaccaaacatgtTCAGTTATTAATTCAAATGCAACGACACTTGAGATGTAGGTATACGAACCATCCCCTCCAACTTTGAGGTAAAATGTGCACCATTTTGCTGCTTTAGTTTTGTTAAGATGCTTCTCTCATGGTCCTCATTAGCACTTTTGTCGAATAACAACCTCCTAGCAAGTTTTTTCCTACAAACATATGTTCACAGACATGATGATAAATAACAGCAAATACAGTGATGAAAATTAATAGACAGTTGAGGTTATTTCACCTATAGAACTCAACAAATAAATCTTTGTCATAGATATAACCAAGCAAATTCACAGCCTGCAAATATAGGAGACTGGTTCAGTTATGTCAAGTCCAAAATGCAGAGGTCAACAACAAAGTGACAAAGTGAGAAGAACATAATTACACAAACAAGCATGTACCTTTTCAAGTATTTGTTCAATTGCTTCATCACTATATTTCTCACTTCCACCCTTCTTAAGAATATTATCACAATAGTTAACCAGTAACTCAGCAGTCGAGCTACCAGCAACAGTCTTATTGAGAAAAATCTCAAATGCCTCTTTGAGTCCCTAAAGGGAATacaaagatttagcaaggaaaaAAGACAAATAACATTCAAGTAACATGCCATATTGACATAGCCAAACCTTATGGAAAAGGGTATGATTTTGGAAACAATCATTCACGAGTGGCATGTTCTTGTCATGAAGTTCAATAACTTCCCTAACAAAAGTCTGAAAACAAGCAAGAGTAAGTAAGGTTCACAAGCAACAGCCAATCAAATAGAGAGCAACAATAGTCATCCTAAGGTGCTCGAGCTTTACCTGTTCTTGCAAGCCAACAACAACCCTTTTCTCTGCCTGAAAATTTTCCAGTAAAAACAACATAAAGAACATGTACatccaaataaacaaacaaaacaaagatTAACCAGCACAAATAAGAATGAAGATCAGGAAAGATAATAGCACCTACTTGGGCAAACCAAACATAtgaacacaaaatcaaacaatgTTGGCAACAGAAGTAGAAAACCAAAAGTATGACTTGTGAAAGGAAAGCTAACGTAACACCTTGATGTGACCAAAGAGTGCTGACAAATAAACAAGGGTATTGTCCAAGAAGATAATTGATAGTTACCTCCTTATTACTTGCAACATCATCTGCTTTTTTAACTAAAGTTGTACCCTCAACAGTCACATGCTGCACAATAATGTTAGTTCAGAAAAATAATGACAATCAAAACCCAAACTATGTGAGTTAATTTTGTAGTAGAAAATTAATATTGTTGCAACTGCTAATTTCAGAACCTTCTTATAAATTTGAGAGATACGACATAGGCCATCGTCTATCTTTGAAAAAAGCTTGTACATCCGTGAGAGATCATCCACCTGAAGTGTCAATTAAACATAAggattttaaaacatgattagatgtcacaagaaaaaaaatctctaattgATAGCACCAACAAGAAAATTGTACCTTGTGTTCTTGAATTAAGACACAGCAACCAGACTTTTCATTTTCCAAAAGTTGGCTTGAATAAACACATAGAACCTCATGACGCACTTGCTACAAGTAATGAAAATCCaacaaaacattaaaaaatatgaAACGAACATAATGAAGATTAGTCACATTTCTATTTTCTCAGTATTATCCTTGAGGTGTACAAATGTGTCCACGATTTCAAAATTCTCTCCTTTTGAGCTCTAAGGAAAGATCATTTGGGAAGAAATAAATCAGTTCATGGTGGATCCTCTAACAAAGCATAATATACCTCTATCAATTTTGGTTCGCTGGTAGCATGCAAATAATGAACGACCCTATCCTTCTCCTTCCTTAAGCACTCCTCAACCTAGTAAAAAAAACAAGAATGACCAAACATTCAATCAGAGAAATGAATGCTTCATAAAGATATGTATGTGAACTTGTGAAGCACCTTTAACATGTAATCTGGGAATGATTCGATGAGAATCCAATTTGAAGCTTTTCTAGAGTAATAGGATGCTGTTTCTTTAAGCATTTCttcttcaaaatcatttttataataatccATCTTGCCCGTTCCAATTTCAACAAAAATTTCAATAACATTCTTCAACAGACCCCTATCAATTTGTTCACCACCGCGCTCTTGATCAATCTGTTTAGAAGGCAAAGAACGACAAACATTATCTAATACATGTTGAATATGAAAAATGGATTAAAGAAATAGCATCAAGTTACCAAAGAAATGACAGCATCTTTAACTTTTCCTTTAGTCTCCTTATAAACCTATAACAGAAAAGGGAAAATTGGATCTTAACTATAGCTGTACCATAAACTAAAGATACATGGACAAAAATGCTTGAGAAGAGATCTGAATTCCACACTATTAATTAGGGATAACAACGAACAAGGAGGATGGCAATGTACCTGGTCTTGAAAACATGTGAATGCAACTTCATCAAGTGATGGAAGTGAGTTCCGCTTGATGAAAAATCGATTAAGGTACGAAAAAAAACGTGAAAGCCATTTGCTCATAACTTTATGATTTGACCATCTTATGACCAGTTCCCTTAACAAAAACTCATCATGCTTGTCCTTCAAAGAGGGCAATACCTGAGCAAAAAAAAGGAAACACTATCAGATTACAAGAATACTTTTTTATTTCCAAGTTATACAAAAGGATGTATGACCATGTGATTGAAGAAGTTTCATAATTTATATAAACAATAATCTATAGATATGTAGTTTACACTCCTAACCTATTTTATTTCTAACAAATAGTAAAAGAGGTGCCTCAGCAAAAAAATTGACAAAACAAATACTATACCATCTTTGTTAATATTAACGGTCATTATTCCTCATGTATCTTTTTGGTTACACGACATTCACAATTTATTCTTGCTGTTGAATTTAGCATTTAGTCTAATGTTGTCGCAAGCAGGTATGAGGTACAAGGGGATTGCTTATACAATTGataattttgaattatgtgaATACAAAGTGAACATTTTTTTTCTGTTGTGTGAAAACATAATTGTTTTACTATTACCCAGTGTTAACATGAGTTCTAGGAACCACTATGTATacagagttttattttttttgggttAGCTGTATCAAGTCACATTAACCTGTCATTATTAGATGGTTAATTACACAACAAACTGTTGCAGTAATCACTTTGACACATCTTTCTATATTCGCACATGGTACTTAGTGCTTGTTTTAATCATGGTGAATGCAGATTCTTCCGAAATTAGACATTATTTAAAAGGAAGCCGTCGGCGAAGGCATATAGTTCACAACTCTTgctatcataatttttttctgATAAATTCGAGCAGCTTATCAATTGGCTAGCCCTATAGCTACTTGACTAAAGATAATAAGAAAAACACAGTCGAGCCTTTCCAAGGACACTTGCAAAAATAATATGGAATCAGAACAAAGAAAACATACCACGGAAGTTATGTACTCCATGATCACTTCCTTGTACTTTGTGTACAATTTCTCCGTGGTATCGTGCGGAGACCTTTGGATACACATATCGTGGATTCTTCTGTCTCGCACAAGAGATTGGATTAGCCAAAACAAAGCAGGAGAAACATCAAAAATCGCGAAGAAATATTACGTGTAGATCTTCATGTATTCCTCGCATGTGAAAGGCGGTTCGGGAAGCCCTTCCAAGATCCTTTTGATCTTGGTGACGCCTTGCTCGATGACCTCCCACCCTTCGCCGAAAAGGATCGGCTTCGGCTTGTTATTACGCACCGCCCTTTTCTTCTTCATACCTTTCGGATCCAGCGCGGgaagtgaagaaaaaaaaaacctagcgAGGGATCGCGACAACCAAAAAACGAAGAGTGGGAACTCTCTCCGTCGACAGGGTTTTATATAGAGAAGTTTGCTGCGTTCCGTTAGGAATTTTAAAACAAgacatttttatttatttcttatttcggaaaaaaataatagaaacagaTATTTACGCAATACTTTTTCTTTATGTTCCTTATAAATTTGTATACAAAATCCTTTCGTAttttaataatgaaaataattttagaaaggaTATTTTTTATCTATGGTTATAAGTTTTTAATTGTCTTGCTTAGGATTAAAGAAAATAAGTTTGATTAATACAACCGGGTCAAACTTATTAATCATGTATGTTTGTTTCGTTATATAAGGAAAATTAGTTATgttttgtttgattggttatataaggaaaatcctatttatcataaatttaaaatacaatttaTATATACTCATAAATCAACTAATAAATTCAGTCATTCAATTAATATAGAtcgataaatcaaaattagtgtagaaagattaaggttaattttaaaaatcaaataaataatttttcaatgatatttttatagtgaaaattatttattatttatctttTGTAAAATTTTGATCAATTAGACATAGAAATAGCTTCTATAAatcaaattataataaaaatatttgttaagTAACAAAtttatagtaaaactaaactattaggcattacaataaaatttataacctttttatttttaaattttatatgttaaatttaaatttaaataaaatttattatatttttaaaacatatacttctaaatttagttttatatatttatatatcatTATAATATCTATTTATTTGGCAACCATCAAGAGTTTATTATCACTGTAACagctgataaaaaaataatatttttcaacGATTGAGatcatttgatatttttttatcaatagtTATGATTTAATATCTATTACTCTTCAAACtctataaatttatttcattattttcacaCATATTTTCTTTACTCTTATTTTTAATTACATAATCTTTACACACTTTCGACTCCAATTCTCCACACCTTCGACTTTCTCTTCCGAGTtccaattacaatggaaggaggtcaaGGATAAGAAGGAGGCCGAGGGAAAGAAGGTTCATCATCTCGATGTCGGAGGGGCAAGGAAATAGTGAATCTGAATAGGGGTGGAATCAGGTAGGGACCTGTCCCTTAACCATCTTACCCAATCCCCTTCCCGCAACCATCTTATCCAATCCCCGTCCTGACAAAAATTGAGAATCAATTTTTCTCCTGATCCTATACCCAACAAGTGTCAAGACCTGAATGTTCGGGACATCGAATGTTCAGGATCCCGTCAAGTAGGGAAATGATATCCTGAatgttcaaatattttcattatacAGCAGCATTTTGAGTTGATATTACCATGTTCCAGGATCCATATTTCTAGTCTAATTACCACTCAGACTCAATCTCTTAATAGATAATTTACAGAACCAATAATAGAAGATAAAAGTGAAAACATTAGCTTCAATGTCTTGAACAAGATTATTAAAAGATTACTAAAATTTTTATGAAATATTTACACAATAACCCCTGAAAAACTCTATCCGATGTTGGAAGGCTCCTCCAAGATGGCCCAAGACACTTTCCATCATATAAGTTTTATCTATCGAAGATAAATTTCTACTTGGCCAAAGGTCACTGGAAGGCACATTCTATGGACTGAAAGGCGCCTTCACattgttcatcgaaggtgccttccaagccatGGAACGTGTCTTCCACTTGGCAAAATCAGCTCAATAGCTGATCTCTTTGTATGAGTGATTCTCCagctaaccggagttgagctcactcaaacctaactctgaccttctcctcgagcatacTTCTTCCCCAACTTCTCAatcctcgaacgtcgtgcacgtccttctcgtccaccgatttAATATTCGGTAGCATCTCATCCTTCGGATGTACTGAGCCCATCAACTCCttttctcatgtcatccttctcactaactgtgtcttccactcgacatcttgtgttcttaagttcctgcatacttaaatACGAggattaaatacacaggacctaacttaacttggtcgaCCATATCAAAATTACCATGAGGTAtttacaatctttccctttttaatatgcatcaatccaagttaaagttagagtTAAACAAAAAGTGATAACATAATtatgtaaagaagtaaagaaattgtaattaaaatatattacaaTACAATGAATTAACCAAGTTAATAAAATTACAAAATTCGtacatagaaaaaaaaatttccttactCCCACTTAACTTGTAAATATATCTTcccctttgattacattaaaaaataggaaagatatgaaaaaaataacaaaaaaaattgagaaatttaCTTGGGGTTTATTAAAAGTATATCTAGTATagtaacatttttcaaaaattattttaaaaaatattcaaattttactaattaatcttctattttgataaaaataatttaaaaattactttttattttaaaaaatcttaaaaatttttgTCAAATTTACAGAATAAGTTAGAccaatagaaaaattttaatataatgatATTATTTAGTCTAATagaaattatttattttagtaataactaattttcaaaaataaatcttttaaaaaattgtaattctaaaaattatactAATTGTCTTGGATATGTAAAATGCATTGTGTAacagcaaaaaaataaaattttccaaatttctattttataaaatttttaatattaaaaaaatatcttttctcaaaataattcataataatttaggtaatattccaaaaaaatcaaaaaaatttattaagttaGAGAATGCCACGtgtttcatagaaaaataaaagttttcaaaaataagtttgtgtaagaattttaaatcataaaatattatttttattgataatttcataaaaaaacaactcaacaaaaaaaattttaaaaaaaatcttaatagaaATACTACTGTTCTATAAGTATAAAAATTTCGAATAagaaattcaaataagaaaatttacttaaaaaatatttttctaattaaaataatttctatcctaataatttaaaaattttagaatttgatgtaaaaaagattttgatatcCAATATAGGTTTCTACCTACTGAATTAATCAAGAATTTTGTTAGAACATAATTTCTAggaatttttataatttgaccTCTATAGTTCTTGATATACCAATTGAGtcatctataatttttaaaatttaaatttcataaatcttttgaaattgatcatgcataatcattttttaaagattctatttgttctttttattttttattttgtatttttaagtTATCATACATATCTAAGGGGCAtgaatttgctaagtttaattttaatctagCATTATCTTTTTCTAATGTTAACATATTCTTAGTAAGCATCTTAATgaattgaaatgattgttcaagagCTAAATCACGTACTTCACTTACCTTATGGtttgatcctcccccttcatcgttgatTTCTTCTGAAGGTTCTCTCGAAGATTCTCTCCCTTCGTCGATACTCATTTTGAATGAACTTTATGTGTCATCTTTAGGTTGGTATTTGGCTATTAGCACTATGTCGTTGATTTCCTCAGTCTCGAATTCCTCTGATGACAAAGCGATGTCCATCAAAGAGTTGGATTCTTCTTTTCTTAATGCTTCGTGGtgtttcaagaacttttcccaaagttcttttgcacaatTATAGCTACAGATTCTTTCGAGTTCCTGCACAGGTAGAACATTAAGTAGATgaattcagccttaccatttgccataaaTTCGTTTCTTTGTTGTTTGCTTCATCGGTATTCCTCGAGTTCTTTTTTGTCTTTTGTTTTGggcacttcaaaattatttttgatacttAACATGATGTCGAAATTTGTCTTGAAGAAAACCTCCATTTTGCGTTTCCAAAACTCGTACTCCCCCTCAAATATTGGTGGATAGATGCTTGGACTGACATCATTTTATTAGCTTCGGTAGAGGGTTAATCCTTCTGAAGTGGTTGGactcttataccacttgttggtgcaacatgggccgacaagagggaggtgaattgcctacaaaatcaAATTAACTCATTCTCAAACTTTGGTCTTGATTAGACTagaataataaaactgaacaatTAAAAAGAAAGGCTcaggaattacttggttataacctaagtTGTTGTTAACTCAAGGCAAATAGAAGTGTATTAAAATTCTCCTTCGTTGAAGAtggaaaagcctcttacactccTTGAAAGCTCGGAAAAAGACTATGAAGTGAATATAGAAGTTGTAGTTCAGTTGTTGATTATTTTCTAGctccagaggtctttttatagcccttgaaaaagTCTATctgaggctggaaggcgcctATAAGATGGTCCAAGGCATCTTCCATCAGATAAGTTTTAACCATTGaagataaaactctatctcgcCAATGGTCACTGGAAGGCGTCTTCTATGGGCTAGAAGGTACCTTCgcactattcatcgaaggcgccttctaagccatggaaggcgccttccacaaggcAAAATTAGCTCAATAGCTGATCTCTTTGTGTGGGTGATTCTTCGGCTAACagaagttgagctcacccaaatccaactctgaccttctccttgagtagactttctccccggcttctcatccctcgaacgccacatACGTCATTcttgtccaccagtgtactcttcgatagcatctcgtccttcggatACACCGAGCTCATTGGCTCtttttcctgtgtcatccttctctgtAGTTGCTCTTCCACTCAAtatcttgtattcctaagttcctgcacacttagacatgagaatcaaatacacatgacctaacttaacttggttgactatATTAAAACTGCCACGGAGTACTTACAGGAGCATCCACAATTGAGCAATGAGGGTATCTACAAACAACAAATATCATATAAGCATAATCTATAGTCTATACCAAGATAAAGAAGTTAAATATTGACTTACTTGTAACCACTTCTTCACAATCCTTATAAAAGTTGAATTTATCTTCTGTTAGCTTCTTGTAT includes these proteins:
- the LOC122002342 gene encoding cullin-1-like gives rise to the protein MKKKRAVRNNKPKPILFGEGWEVIEQGVTKIKRILEGLPEPPFTCEEYMKIYTRIHDMCIQRSPHDTTEKLYTKYKEVIMEYITSVVLPSLKDKHDEFLLRELVIRWSNHKVMSKWLSRFFSYLNRFFIKRNSLPSLDEVAFTCFQDQVYKETKGKVKDAVISLIDQERGGEQIDRGLLKNVIEIFVEIGTGKMDYYKNDFEEEMLKETASYYSRKASNWILIESFPDYMLKVEECLRKEKDRVVHYLHATSEPKLIEQVRHEVLCVYSSQLLENEKSGCCVLIQEHKVDDLSRMYKLFSKIDDGLCRISQIYKKHVTVEGTTLVKKADDVASNKEAEKRVVVGLQEQTFVREVIELHDKNMPLVNDCFQNHTLFHKGLKEAFEIFLNKTVAGSSTAELLVNYCDNILKKGGSEKYSDEAIEQILEKAVNLLGYIYDKDLFVEFYRKKLARRLLFDKSANEDHERSILTKLKQQNGAHFTSKLEGMVTDMTLARETQADFKEYLQCNPRTNPGIDLSVTVLTTGFWPSYRSSDFHLPFEMTKCIQAFTEFYPTKTNSRKLTWIYSLGTCNITAKFELQTIELIVTTYQAAILLLFNDSYRLSYSEIMSQLNLADDDVVRLLQSLCCFKYKILNKEPNTNSISSDDVFAFNSKFTNKMRRIRIPLPIVDEKKKILEVVDKDRKYVVDACLIRIMKSRKVLNHQQLITECVEQLKVFKPDLKLIKKRIEDLINREYLERDSENLNLYRYLA